The proteins below come from a single Pirellulales bacterium genomic window:
- a CDS encoding serine/threonine protein kinase, translated as MNLPGSEQTAPREPRSGANRFAYPSGSRPLEGYTVKRGIGHGGFGEVYYATSDAGKEVAIKLIRRNLNIELRGVMQCLNLKHPNLVALYDVKHDQADDTWVVMEYVAGEQLEDVVARHPHGLPQDQVLAWMHGICAGVAYLHDRGIVHRDLKPGNIFNDEGLVKIGDYGLSKFISSSRRSGQTESVGTVHYMAPEVANGRYGKEIDIYALGIMLYELLTGRVPFEGESVGEVLMKHLTAQPDLSALPEPYRTLVARSLEKDPQQRINSVAEFMAMLPPPPSGMPKIQPTLESTPQPSDPLAHTVAWNGSARANPGAAPQGFAAAAAGAALGGAAAARPAGAQRAVFLPGEPIWTSAREATTRVWNAWNESQLGLLPKLIILFFGVIGVLALSGPLLALMIVFGTFYVLYLIFWLLTAPGAKLFGYTLGPPLGWSRGRSGPPPIPPVSPAGAPAMTAGQPPQPPHATATAQPGGWAQRHAAWHEAQRSAARDAHTQWHARFAGHDQAAVPLVIKPARDRVADLMGSLLFSALAAAAAAGLVFILQPSRFGVEDLASLAIISTLGAWGLLVPAKFWEGTEGEPIMRRLVLFAVGLVVGAAAFGVDTALLVQPRYSAGDSPNLLPNGGIGVFAGPDGQLLLPMYLAYFGFLFLVLRWWKQAEPLREQRLSLWATAVCVGWAALLSNFWQYPQPMGMLVAGTISVAVQLSSPWVDRRASAKAA; from the coding sequence ATGAACCTGCCAGGCTCCGAGCAAACGGCACCCCGCGAACCGCGCAGCGGCGCAAATCGCTTTGCCTATCCGAGCGGTTCGCGGCCGCTCGAGGGCTACACGGTCAAACGTGGCATCGGCCACGGCGGCTTTGGCGAGGTCTACTACGCCACCAGCGACGCTGGCAAAGAAGTCGCGATCAAGCTGATTCGCCGCAATCTGAACATCGAGCTCCGCGGCGTGATGCAGTGCTTGAATCTCAAGCACCCGAATCTGGTCGCGCTTTACGACGTCAAACACGACCAGGCCGACGATACCTGGGTCGTCATGGAATACGTCGCCGGCGAACAGCTCGAAGACGTCGTGGCCCGACATCCGCACGGCTTGCCGCAAGACCAGGTCCTCGCTTGGATGCACGGCATCTGCGCGGGCGTGGCCTATCTGCACGACCGCGGCATCGTCCATCGCGATCTGAAGCCCGGCAACATCTTCAACGACGAGGGCCTGGTCAAGATCGGCGACTACGGACTTTCGAAGTTCATCTCTTCGAGTCGCCGTAGCGGACAGACCGAAAGCGTCGGCACCGTCCATTACATGGCGCCCGAGGTGGCCAACGGCCGCTACGGCAAGGAAATCGACATCTATGCCCTGGGCATCATGCTCTACGAGCTGCTCACGGGCCGAGTGCCGTTCGAGGGCGAAAGCGTGGGCGAGGTGCTGATGAAGCATCTCACGGCGCAGCCCGATCTGAGCGCGCTGCCGGAGCCTTACCGCACGCTCGTGGCTCGTTCCTTGGAAAAAGATCCGCAGCAGCGCATCAACAGCGTCGCAGAGTTCATGGCGATGCTTCCGCCGCCACCCAGCGGGATGCCCAAGATCCAGCCGACCTTGGAGAGCACGCCTCAGCCCTCCGATCCGCTGGCACACACGGTGGCCTGGAACGGCAGTGCCCGGGCAAACCCGGGCGCAGCCCCCCAAGGCTTTGCCGCCGCGGCTGCCGGGGCGGCGCTGGGCGGAGCGGCTGCCGCGCGCCCGGCAGGCGCGCAACGGGCCGTGTTTCTGCCAGGCGAGCCGATCTGGACCTCGGCGCGCGAGGCGACGACCCGCGTTTGGAACGCTTGGAACGAGTCGCAACTCGGCCTGCTGCCCAAGCTCATCATCTTGTTCTTTGGCGTGATCGGCGTCTTGGCGCTCTCCGGCCCGTTGTTGGCCCTGATGATCGTGTTCGGCACGTTCTATGTGCTCTACCTGATCTTCTGGTTGCTGACGGCACCGGGCGCAAAGCTATTCGGCTATACGCTTGGCCCGCCGTTGGGCTGGTCGCGCGGCCGTTCGGGGCCTCCGCCGATACCCCCGGTGTCACCTGCGGGCGCGCCGGCCATGACGGCTGGCCAGCCGCCGCAACCACCGCATGCGACCGCCACGGCACAGCCCGGCGGTTGGGCGCAACGGCACGCGGCCTGGCATGAAGCCCAGCGATCCGCAGCCCGAGACGCCCATACGCAATGGCACGCCCGGTTCGCCGGACACGATCAGGCGGCCGTACCGCTGGTGATCAAGCCAGCCCGCGATCGCGTAGCCGACCTGATGGGTTCGCTGCTGTTCTCGGCGCTGGCTGCCGCCGCGGCCGCGGGATTGGTGTTCATCCTCCAACCAAGTCGTTTCGGCGTGGAAGACCTGGCCTCGTTGGCCATCATCAGCACGCTCGGCGCCTGGGGCTTGCTGGTCCCCGCGAAGTTCTGGGAAGGCACCGAGGGCGAACCGATCATGCGGCGCCTGGTGCTGTTCGCTGTGGGCCTGGTTGTCGGCGCTGCGGCATTCGGCGTCGACACCGCCCTGCTGGTCCAACCTCGCTACTCGGCCGGCGACAGCCCCAACCTGTTGCCCAACGGTGGTATCGGCGTGTTTGCCGGGCCCGACGGTCAACTGCTGTTGCCCATGTACCTGGCCTACTTCGGTTTCCTGTTCCTCGTACTCCGCTGGTGGAAGCAGGCCGAGCCCCTGCGCGAACAACGCTTGAGCCTGTGGGCCACGGCCGTCTGCGTCGGCTGGGCCGCGCTGCTGAGCAACTTCTGGCAGTATCCACAGCCGATGGGCATGCTCGTCGCGGGCACGATTTCCGTCGCGGTGCAATTGTCGAGTCCTTGGGTCGATCGTCGTGCCAGCGCGAAGGCGGCATAA
- a CDS encoding GNAT family N-acetyltransferase: protein MAKPLNLAPRVEEFPLPEAEVASAADHAAVHQFLMAVFQGPSRDGFFALLEDPFYEPNERVLLKIGSQILGHAQTAKRTMRFGGTDLPVATLHWLGTLPEYRLRGVAQRLLAAAEREMKADQSLAAFLVTRVPQVFRRQGWAVCGAVSCSQANTRDLLAQLSALGRGGTEWKLNIRPWRHVEMPALMRIYAQNTDRAHGPLERTEAYWRWLISRKHFDQIHVAIDGPDRLELEEGDSPIVGYVVMRQDKIVELMAAPHHPTAALELLARACGEAIERDYHAVTYHGPADSPLHGLFQQARGGMYAQPQQVDYVMARLFDPVAVLEKLPDVFQARLAASGERSLELGLQIDGARMQLVVSRRGTSVVAGRLGRSYLSCSMREFTRLVFGQLDVHEAVAQQRIETSTRVAADVAAALFPRLPLWRSPLDDLAC from the coding sequence GTGGCGAAGCCTCTCAATCTGGCGCCGCGGGTGGAAGAATTCCCCTTGCCCGAGGCCGAAGTGGCGTCGGCCGCCGATCATGCGGCCGTCCATCAATTCCTGATGGCCGTGTTTCAAGGCCCCTCGCGCGACGGCTTCTTCGCCCTGCTCGAGGACCCCTTCTACGAACCGAACGAGCGGGTGCTGTTGAAAATCGGCAGCCAAATCCTGGGCCATGCGCAGACCGCGAAGCGCACGATGCGTTTCGGCGGCACCGACTTGCCGGTCGCCACGCTGCATTGGTTGGGCACCCTGCCCGAGTACCGCCTCCGCGGCGTGGCGCAGCGTCTGCTGGCCGCCGCCGAGCGTGAAATGAAGGCCGATCAGTCGCTTGCCGCGTTCCTGGTCACGCGCGTGCCCCAGGTCTTTCGCCGCCAGGGTTGGGCCGTTTGCGGCGCGGTGAGCTGCTCGCAGGCCAACACCCGCGATCTGTTGGCTCAGCTCTCGGCGCTCGGCCGCGGCGGCACCGAGTGGAAGCTGAATATCCGCCCCTGGCGCCATGTCGAGATGCCGGCGCTGATGCGGATTTACGCGCAAAACACCGACCGCGCGCACGGTCCTTTGGAGCGGACTGAGGCCTATTGGCGGTGGTTGATTAGCCGCAAACACTTCGATCAGATCCACGTCGCCATCGACGGCCCCGACCGGCTGGAACTCGAAGAGGGTGATTCGCCGATCGTCGGCTACGTGGTGATGCGCCAGGACAAGATCGTGGAGCTGATGGCGGCGCCGCACCACCCCACCGCGGCGCTGGAATTGCTCGCCCGGGCCTGTGGCGAGGCGATCGAGCGCGACTATCACGCCGTGACGTATCATGGGCCAGCCGATTCGCCGCTGCACGGATTGTTCCAGCAGGCGCGCGGCGGCATGTATGCCCAGCCGCAGCAGGTCGATTACGTCATGGCCCGGTTGTTCGATCCTGTGGCGGTACTCGAAAAGCTGCCGGACGTGTTCCAGGCGCGGCTGGCGGCGTCGGGCGAACGCAGCCTGGAACTCGGACTGCAAATCGACGGCGCTCGCATGCAGCTGGTCGTTTCGCGGCGCGGCACCAGCGTGGTCGCCGGCCGGCTGGGGCGCAGTTATTTGAGTTGTTCGATGCGCGAATTCACCCGGCTGGTGTTCGGTCAGCTCGACGTGCACGAGGCCGTGGCCCAGCAGCGGATCGAAACTTCGACCCGCGTGGCGGCCGACGTGGCCGCGGCGCTGTTTCCCCGGCTGCCGCTGTGGCGCTCGCCGTTGGACGACTTGGCCTGCTGA
- a CDS encoding RNA polymerase sigma factor yields MSSANQFDTLLIDRIRRGDAAAWEELIGRFEGRLLAFVESRLRNRAAAEDVVQETFVGFLTSLPNFDPDKPLESYLFSIAAHKLTDALRREGRRPTIPLAAVGTSTSGWDLPGRDPRASSIARSSERKHLEEQALAAALVQHLERWRGRGDWEKIKCVELLFVRGWANKDVATALAISEQTVANHKFDFLAKLKSAVRSQGLSVDVFPELAEATE; encoded by the coding sequence ATGAGTTCGGCCAACCAGTTTGACACGCTGTTGATTGACCGGATTCGCCGGGGCGACGCCGCCGCTTGGGAAGAGTTGATCGGTCGATTCGAGGGCCGGTTACTGGCCTTCGTCGAAAGCCGGCTGCGCAATCGGGCAGCCGCCGAAGACGTCGTCCAAGAAACGTTCGTCGGCTTCCTTACCAGCTTGCCCAATTTCGACCCGGACAAGCCGCTGGAAAGCTACCTGTTCTCGATCGCGGCTCACAAACTGACCGATGCCTTGCGTCGCGAAGGCCGCCGCCCGACCATCCCGTTGGCCGCCGTCGGCACCTCGACCAGCGGCTGGGACCTGCCCGGCCGCGACCCGCGAGCCAGCAGCATTGCCCGCAGCAGCGAACGCAAGCACTTGGAGGAACAGGCGCTCGCGGCGGCGCTGGTGCAGCATCTCGAGCGCTGGCGCGGCCGCGGCGACTGGGAAAAGATCAAGTGCGTCGAGCTGCTGTTCGTCCGCGGCTGGGCCAACAAGGATGTCGCTACGGCCTTGGCCATTTCTGAGCAGACCGTGGCGAATCACAAGTTCGACTTTCTGGCCAAGCTCAAATCGGCCGTGCGCTCGCAGGGACTCTCGGTCGACGTGTTTCCCGAACTGGCCGAGGCAACCGAATAG
- the tkt gene encoding transketolase, translating to MASGNATIEQLAINTIRTLSMDAVQAAASGHPGTPMALAPVAYTLWNDFLQFDPLHPYWPARDRFVLSCGHASMLLYATLHLAGVRRVDAAGEPREELAISLDNIRNFRQWGSPCAGHPEHEMAPGIETTTGPLGQGIATSVGMAIAQRWLAAHFNRPGCSPFDYRVWALCSDGDLMEGIGGEAASLAGHLRLGNLCWIYDHNQITIEGETELAYSDDVAGRFAAYGWHTVEVADANDLVALRAAYQQARQSADRPTLVIVRSIIGYGAPNKQGTHGAHGAPLGDDEIRLTKRFYGWPEDEKFTVPAGVREHFDAHLGQRGAKAYAQWHANWKRYAQEHPQLAEQWRQMAAGELPAGWDRDLQPYPADPKGLATRVSSGKALVAVAQHVPWLLGGSADLAPSTMTNLTFTGAGDFSAASPAGRNFHFGIREHAMSAIANGMALSQLRPFDATFFVFSDYSRPALRMASILELPVIHVFTHDSIGVGEDGPTHQPIEHLAALRAIPRLAVIRPGDANEVVEAWRMILPWKNRQAALILSRQNLPTIDRTKFAPASGVQRGGYVLADPPSGAPRVVLIGTGSELTLCMAAYEQLTAAGVSTRVVSLPCWEVFDEQPQSYRDEVLPPQVAARIAVEAGIEQGWCKYLGPGGRFIGLNSFGASAPFATLYEKFGLTTGQIVAKARELAG from the coding sequence ATGGCGAGCGGAAACGCGACGATCGAACAACTGGCCATCAACACCATTCGCACGCTGTCAATGGACGCCGTGCAGGCGGCGGCCAGCGGGCACCCCGGCACGCCGATGGCCCTGGCCCCTGTCGCCTACACGCTGTGGAACGACTTCCTGCAGTTCGATCCGCTCCACCCCTACTGGCCGGCCCGCGACCGATTCGTGCTGTCGTGCGGCCATGCCTCGATGTTGCTCTACGCCACACTGCATCTGGCGGGCGTCCGGCGCGTCGACGCGGCTGGTGAGCCGCGTGAAGAGCTCGCCATTTCGCTCGACAATATTCGCAACTTCCGTCAATGGGGCAGTCCGTGCGCGGGCCACCCCGAGCATGAAATGGCCCCCGGCATCGAGACGACGACGGGCCCCCTGGGCCAGGGCATCGCTACCAGCGTCGGCATGGCAATCGCCCAGCGTTGGCTCGCCGCACACTTCAACCGGCCCGGGTGTTCGCCGTTCGATTACCGCGTTTGGGCCCTGTGCAGCGACGGCGATCTGATGGAGGGCATCGGCGGCGAAGCGGCCTCGCTGGCGGGACACCTGAGGTTGGGCAACCTGTGCTGGATCTACGATCACAACCAGATCACCATCGAGGGCGAAACCGAGCTGGCCTACAGCGACGACGTCGCCGGTCGCTTCGCGGCCTATGGCTGGCACACGGTCGAGGTAGCCGACGCCAACGACCTCGTGGCCCTGCGGGCGGCCTATCAACAGGCCCGGCAGTCGGCCGATCGGCCGACGCTCGTCATCGTCCGCAGCATCATCGGCTACGGCGCGCCGAATAAACAAGGCACCCACGGAGCACACGGCGCGCCGCTCGGCGACGACGAAATCCGCTTGACCAAGCGATTCTACGGCTGGCCTGAGGACGAAAAGTTCACGGTGCCAGCGGGCGTCCGCGAACATTTCGACGCGCACCTGGGCCAGCGCGGCGCGAAGGCCTATGCCCAGTGGCACGCGAACTGGAAGCGTTACGCGCAGGAGCACCCGCAACTGGCCGAGCAGTGGCGACAGATGGCCGCTGGCGAGCTGCCCGCCGGTTGGGACCGCGATCTCCAGCCGTATCCGGCCGACCCGAAGGGGCTGGCCACGCGAGTCTCGAGCGGCAAGGCACTCGTGGCCGTCGCGCAGCACGTGCCCTGGCTCCTGGGCGGATCGGCCGACCTGGCCCCCTCGACGATGACCAACCTGACCTTTACCGGTGCCGGCGATTTCAGCGCGGCGAGCCCGGCCGGACGCAATTTTCATTTCGGCATCCGCGAGCACGCGATGAGCGCGATCGCCAACGGCATGGCGTTGTCGCAGCTGCGCCCCTTCGACGCGACATTCTTCGTGTTCAGCGACTACTCGCGCCCGGCCTTGCGAATGGCTTCGATCCTCGAGTTGCCGGTGATCCACGTATTTACCCACGACTCGATCGGCGTCGGCGAGGACGGCCCGACGCACCAACCGATTGAGCATCTGGCCGCGCTGCGCGCGATTCCCCGGCTGGCCGTGATTCGGCCAGGCGACGCCAACGAGGTGGTCGAAGCGTGGCGGATGATCCTGCCTTGGAAAAACCGCCAGGCGGCCTTGATTCTCTCGCGTCAGAACTTGCCGACGATCGATCGCACGAAATTCGCCCCGGCGTCCGGCGTGCAGCGCGGTGGATATGTGTTGGCCGATCCGCCGTCCGGCGCACCCCGGGTCGTCTTGATCGGCACGGGCAGCGAACTGACGCTGTGCATGGCGGCCTACGAGCAATTGACGGCGGCGGGCGTGAGCACGCGCGTGGTCAGCCTGCCGTGCTGGGAGGTCTTCGACGAGCAGCCGCAGAGCTATCGCGACGAGGTGCTGCCGCCGCAGGTCGCGGCACGCATCGCTGTCGAGGCGGGTATCGAGCAGGGCTGGTGCAAATACCTGGGCCCCGGCGGACGGTTCATTGGCCTGAACAGCTTCGGGGCCTCGGCCCCGTTCGCCACGCTGTACGAGAAATTCGGGCTGACCACGGGCCAGATCGTCGCCAAAGCGCGCGAGCTGGCGGGCTGA